The genomic interval CGCGCTGGCCACCTCGACACGAACGCCTGCATCTGCCCGACGTCGAGCGTCTCGACGTCGCTGCGGTCGTCGCCGGTATACGTGACCACGCCGGGAACGGCCTTCTGGATCCGGTCGGCGAGACCGTCCGCCCTGGTCCCCTTCGAGACCAGCACACCGACCGCGTCGATCTTTCCGGACGTGCCGTAGAGCCGCGCCGCCTGATCGTCCGTGAAGAAGACCGCGGACTGCCGGTCGAGCGAGGAATCGGGCTCGGCAACACCACTGACCCGGAACGACGTCGGCTTCGAACCGATCACCAGCGTCACCGTGTCTCCTCGTGCGAGCCCGGCCCGCTGGGTGAGGTCGCTGCCGAGTACGACATCGTGGGCAGCTTGCGGCCGGGTGCCCGAGCGCAGCGTGAACGGAGCCAGCGCCGCGGCGGACCAGCCGTGCCCGTACACGGGCGGCCCGTTGAGGACTGAGCCCTTCTTGAGGACGGCCGTACGGACGCTGATGTCCCCGACCGCGGATTCGGCACTGCGGCCGTACTCGACCGTGAGGATCCCCGCTCCCTGATGGGATTCGTCGAGCACCTGCTCGGCGACACCGCCGAGCAGTTCGGACGGCTGAGCGGCTACCTGGACACGGGCAAGGCCGAGAGTGACCGGGACAAGCCGACTCCATTCGAGGCCATCTATCACGACGGCAAGTCGGTGGGCCGATTCCTGAACGCGATGCGGGACCTCAGCTACCACGCGTCACACGAACTCGCTGCCCTGGCCGACTTGAGCGGCTCCCGGCAACTGCTCGACGTGGGCGGAGCGAGCGGACCGTTCTCTGTGGCCGCCCTGCACGCCTACCCACGACTGCGCGCGACCGAGTTCGGCCTTCCCCAAGTCGGTCCGCACCTGGCCATGCGGGCCACCGAGCACGAGCTCGGAGACCGGCTGGGCTTCGCGGCCGACGACTTCTTCCGCGACCCGCTGCCGACCGGCGACTGCTTCGCCTACGGCTACATCCTGTCCGACTGGACGACGAGACCTGCGCGGCTCTGCCGCGCACGGCGTAGGAGGCTGCCTGCCCGGCGGCCGGGTGCTGATCATGGAGCGGCTCTGCGACGACGACCGCGGCCGCTCCGCCCGCCACGGCCGTCCATGTCGGCCTGCAAGGCGGACACGAGCGCGTCGCGCCGCACCCGAGTTGCTCACAAACAGACGCCTGGCACCGGACCAAGCGCCGACCGATGACGTCACGGCGGTACGCGACCACGCCACATAGCTGCCACCCGAACAGGAAAGGACAGAGATCGAGGCGTGGCTCGCCTTCGCGGTCGCCCGCTCCAGCACCTCACCGAGTCCGCCGCAGCACCGAAGCTGCCCTCCCCACCCAAGCCGAGCGGTGACGACCTCAAGCGCTTCCTCGGCCACTGGAGCCCTTACGGATCCCGTTCCTACTGAGCCTCACATCAGGCGATATCGAGCACGGCGTCACCAAGAAGCGGCAAGGAAGGGGCCTCCTCAAGCCGTACTCGACGAAACGGCGGGTCAGCGGCCCTTCTCGGCCGGCTCCAGAATCGCCACGCACTCCACATGATGCGTCATCGGGAAGATGTGGACCCCTGGGGTGATGAACAAAGCAGCAGGTCAGAGCCTGTTTTCCTATGCTCCCCGAGGGGCCGTGCGTCAAACGAGCGTCACCAGCGTCGGCGTGCGCCACGGGCTAGCGCCACGCTAGCTGCGCCGCCCTCCAGGGGTGTTTTGGCCAGGGTAGCGGAAACGTGTACGGCGCCGCCGGCCACACACGGAAAGGAGTGTGGCCGGCGGCGCCGGGGAAACGCGATGGGCGAGGTGGGCGAGGGTTACCTACCGTCACCGACGCGAGTATCCGTGGTCGGGTTCGGCGTGGCCCCCTCTGGAACGATCACCGCAGCGGCACCGGCCAAAGGGGCGGGCGGGCGGCGCACCGGCCGGGCCTCTGAGTGGCCGCCAGCTGCGTGCTGGCGGGAACGGACGGTCGCGTAGTCGACCGCACCGACCCAGTCCAGGTCGTCCTCTGCATCCGCCCGGGCGAGCAGGGCGGCGAAGACACGTTCCCACGCACCGTCGATCGGACACATCCACAGCCTGCTGTGGGCGCCCTTCCAGGAACTGAACCTCCCCAGGGGCCATCCACGCGTCCTGATGCGGCACTTGAACGCTATCGCGTCAATCACCTGCCTGTGCTGCTCCCGCCACCGCCCACCCCGCTTCGACGTCTGGTCCGACGACAGCGACTCAACCCGCGCCCGCTGCACGCCAGTCAAACGGTCAGGGGCCCGCGCCGGGGCCTGACCTGCAAGATCCACCTCGCCGGTGGCGGTGCCGGTTCGGTGCAGCAGTCAGAACTGCGAGATCGCGAAGGTAGCATGAGCAAGGCCAAGCAAGTGATGTACACCACGACAGCTCCCTTGACAGTTCAGGGAGGGCGGCATCCCTGCCTTTCCCTACCGAACGCTCTCACCTGCTGTTTCTTCTCTCAGCAAGACGAACTCCCCGCGCAGCCAAGAGGGATTGTTGCGGTCCAGGTGCTAGACATCTGCACAACAATGAGTGTGGCGCCGAGGCCACAAGCGTGCGGAATATAGGCCCCGGCGCCGCAATCGGACGCGGCTGCAAGAACAGCCCACAGGTCATCGAGCTGTGGCGGAAGGGAAGAACTGTCATGTCAGTGAATCGGCCGTCCCGTTTGGACTGCGTCGTCCACGGAGCTGCTGAGGCACCCGCGTTCCCGAGTACGCAGGTCGTCGTCGTAGTAATCGTGGCCATGACTCTGGCTACGGTCCTAGTAGCCCTTGGGCACGCGGTGCCGGATGCGTTGCAGGTCATCGGCGGAGTCGCCTTGATCTCCACGCTGTTCACCGTCCGCGGCCTCAACCCGATTGCTCACCGACTCCGAGTGTGACGTCAAATGGGACGTAAACCCAGGGCGTTGCCGAGGGAGCCCTCTCCCCTTGTGGAACTAGCTAGTTGGCTGCGAGAGCAGCGGAAGCGAACGGGAATGACCTACGCACAACTAGCCGAGCGCATCGAGTGCAATAAGTCCACTCTCAGCAGAGCAGCCAATGGCACGGAGCTTCCATCACTCAACTTGGTGGAGAGGTATGCGATGGCCTGTGGGGCTGACCTGAATATAGGTAGACGATTACACTGGCAGTGTTTGAGAGAACTGAGAATCAGGCGCATGCTGAGGGAAGAGAAGCCAAAGAGGCCGGACATGGTGGTGACACCAACCGACCTTTGGAACGCGCTTGTGTCGGTGTATGCACTATCGGGGCTCACGTACCGAAAAGCCGAGCAGAAGGCAAAGCACCTCGCCGAGCAGGGAGTGCTCGCTCACCCGATCAGCCGTGCCAGCTTTCATAATTTTGTCACCCGGAGAACTCCTCTGACGCGGCGGATCATGTTGGCCGTCATCGCGGTCAGCGATGTCCCGCAAGATGAGTGGATCTTCTGGGAGTCGGCATGGCGTAGCGCGCGGATGGAGTTCGTTCGCTCGGCCGCTCGGGACGGATCGCCTGCCGCTCGCGAATATCTGGAGCAGCAGCGCGAACACCTTCCGAAGGTGTGGGGATCCCATGGAACAACTGATCCCTTGAGTAATGCGGCTCGGAATGTGGCGAGTCTGACCCGGATGCAAATCTGACTCGTTTGCTGAAAGACTCCGGAGTTGCGGTGCCGGACATGGCGGCATTAAATACAGGGGCCCTCGGCCGAACACCGAGGGCCCCTGCGTGTATGTCGTTGACCAAACCATCACACAGCCCTGTTCTCCGAGGGCTTCACTCAACGTGTTGTATGCCTGTACCTCAGTAGCCAGCCGCCCCTGCCCTAGGCCGTTTCTTTCAGATCATCTGATCGTTGGTCTGGTGTGTCGTTGACTGACGCCCAGTGGGCACGCATCGAGCCGTTGCTGCCGGATCGGACGCCGAGGCGGGGTGGGCGGTGGCGGGATCACCGGCAGGTGATCGACGCGATCGCGTTCAAGTACCGCACCGGGACACCGTGGATGGACCTGCCCGAGCGGTTCGGGTCGTGGAAGGGCGCCCACAACCGACTGCGGAAGTGGGCCATCGACGGCACCTGGGAGAAAGTCTTCACTGCCCTGCTGGCCCAGGCTGATGCCGAAGGTGACCTGGACTGGGTCGTCGCGGTCGACTCGACCGTCGTCCGTGCCCACCAGCACGCCGCCGGGCCCCGTCAAAAGGGGGCCCGGCCGGCGAGCCGGCAGACCATGCCCTCGGTCGATCCCGGGGTGGACTGACCACGAAGATCCACCTGGTCGCAGATGGCGTTTGCCGACCGCTGGCGTTCGTCATCACGCCGGGCCAGGCAGGTGACGCACCCGTCTTCGAGCAGGTCATGGCCCGGTTACGGGTGCCCAGACGAATCGGCCGCCCCAGGGTCACGCCGGACATGGTCCTGGCCGACAAGGCGTATTCGTCCCGGGCGATCCGCCTCCATCTTCGACAGCGGAAGATCCGGACGGTGATCCCGCAGCCGGCGGACCAGGCAGCCAACCGCAAGCGGCGCGGTCGGCTCGGCGGCCGTCCCCCGGCCTTCGACCGCGAGACCTACAAGCAGCGCAACACCGTCGAGCGGTGCATCAACAAGCTCAAGCAATGGCGCGGTTTGGCCACTCGGTACGACAGGACCGCAACCATCTACCTGGCCGGACTGCACCTCGCCGCCATCTTCATCTGGTCGGCGAGGTGATCCGAAAGAAACGGCCTAGGCCGACGCCATCGACATCCCGATCCTCTTCCGTAACGGCCCGGGTGGTCGGACCAAGGCGAATGGCGCCAGGACGATCTCCCTCCCTGGTTGGACCGCCCGCACTACGCCGCGCGGGAGATCGCGGCCCGAATAGCGCCGATGGACACCTACATGGACCTCCATGACAGGCCTCACCTCCACGACTCCAACGTCAGCCGCCGCCTGACCGCGAACATCGTCCTGCAACAGGGCACGGAGTCCAGTGCCCGCGGGGCGTTCAGCTACCGGATGGGCATGACCATGGCCGAATGGGCTTGCCGTTCCCTCATGGGCCTGAGCCAGACCTGGCACATCGAAAACAAGTGGCTTCAGGGGATCACGGACACCGCACAGAAGACGAAGCCGGTCAAGGGCCAGAAGAACCCGCGGCCCGACCTGTGGGGTCGGCAACACCAAGCCGAGAGCTGCTACTGGCTGATCGAGGCCAAGGCCAGCGACATACGGCCCGGCCGGCTCGATCGCGGCTGGGAGCAGCTGGAAGCCGGCTGCACCGTGGTCCACCCTCACGGACTGGACCACCGCTTGGTCCTGTGCGGAACGGGCCTCAGGCGCCACGCGAGCCCGAAGAACGACCTGTTCGTCACGATCCGCCATGAACACCGCCCCGGCAAGTCCGACACCCCCTCCGGCGAACCGACCAGCGCGGCCCCCTCCCCAGGGGGCCGCAATCCGCGGAGGCGAGCTCGACGAGGACGAGAGCGGAGCCACCCTGCTGGACGTCGCCCGCTCCCAGATGCTCCCCTTCCTGGCCCTGTGCGCCGGGGAGATGGCCTCGTTCACGCTGCTGCGCCTTGTGCCCGTCGCCCGGGAACGCGCAGAGCGCCGTCGAGAGTCGGGCCTGCTCACCCTCATGGAAGGCGACCAGGCGACCCGCGACCGGCGCGATGCCCTCCGGGAACGAAGTGGATCCCCCTCCGACGACACAGCACAGGAGGTGGGCCTGGAGAGCTTCCTCACCGCCCGCATCCCCGGCACGGAAGTCACCCTCGGCATGTCACAACCGGCTCTATGCCGCCTGCGAAACACTGTGGCCGGCGGCGCCGGGGAAACGCTACGTGCGAGGCGGACGGGCGTTGCCTACCGTCACCGACGGCGAGCATCCGTGGCCGGGCTCGAGTTGGCCCCCTCTGGAACGATCAGTTGGGAGTCCAGCCGCTGCCACGCTCCGAGGACCGCTTGGTGAGCATCGGGGGCGAGGTGCGCGTACCGCTGCGTGGTCTGGTAGCTCTCGTGCCCGAGCAGGTGCTGCACCTCGTACAGTGACACCCCCTTCTGAACCAGCCAGGACGCACAGGTGTGACGCATGGAGTGCGGCGGGTAGTGCGGAACCGGCCGGTTCGTCCCGTCAGGTTCTGTGTAGTGCGCGCGCTTGACCGCGGGCCACCATGTCTGGGTCCGCCAGTTGCCGTCGTCGAGCAACCGACCGGACCGGCCCTTGGTGACAGTGGTGAAGACAACTCCCGCGCGGTCGCGCCCGCGCATGTGGCGGGCAGGGGCGTCGAGAACGTGCTCGGGGATCGGGACCTCGCGGCGGCTCTTCGAGCTCTTCGGGTACTCCTTGATCCCTGACTTCGTGTTGACCTCCACGACGAACAGCCGGCCCCGCCGCCAGTCGATGCGGTGCCCGTGGAGGCCGGCCAGCTCTCCCCACCGCAGGCCGGTGTAGAAGGCGAGCAGCGCCATCGTCTGCCACGGCTCTTCGAGCTCATCGAGGATGGCTTGGGCCTCCTCGACGGTGAACCACTGCGGCGGCTTTACCGCCTCCCGGGGCAGGTCGATGCGCCTGCAAGGCGTCACGGAAATGAGATTCTCGTCGACCGCCGCTCGCATGATGGAGGACATCAGGTTGTAGGCCCGCCGGATCGCCGAGGCCCCCTTCTTGTCCACGACCAGCTTCCGGACCCAGGACTGCGCGTCCAGGCGGGAGATCGCGCGCACTTCCCAATCAGACCAGTACGGAGAGATATGGGTACGTATACACGAAGCGTCCCCTCGCTGCGTATGGGGTTCCACGACGCGGGCTTCCCACCAGCGGTCGTACCACTCCCCAAACTTGATCTTCCCGGCCTGCGGATCCTGATACGCATTCCGGCGGAGTTTCGCTTCCTGGTCCAGGCCCCACTCGCGGGCCTGCGACCGAAGGGGAAACGTCTCAGTGAACCGCTCGCCAGTATGGTTTCTGACAGTGGCCTGCCAATTTCCGGAGGCCAGTTTGCACAGGTACGGCATATTCCCTTTCCGATTGTCTTGGGCATGACGACGGACCTCGCCACAACACGTATGGGTCGGGCTCAGCTCAGCGCCAGAGGGAGGCGGCAGTGCGCCGCCGGACCAGTTCATGCACGTCCCTGCTCGGGATGCGGACACGCGAGCGCTCGTTGCCAGTGCGCAGGTCCACAACCGACAGCTCACCCGAGGAGATGTACCGGTAGACAGACCTCCGGCTGATGTCGAGAATCTGGGCAACGTGGGGGGGGCAGAGAGCAGGTTTTTCGCACATGGTCGGGGCTTTCACTTCGCCCTGGGCTTCCGACGACGCCTACGCAGTGACTGCGCAGGGCACGGTTCGGGCCGCAGCGAATATGGACAAGGAAGCCCGCACCACGCCACAGCCAAGGAGTCGGCGCGAACTACGTCAATGGTCTGGAGAACCCCCGGTTTGGCTAACCGGGGATCGTCGGTTATATGTATGCCGCCACGCGGCGCCGTCCAGAGGGGTCAGGTGCCCAACCAGTGACCGCAGCGATCGCCATTGGGCTCGTCTTCAGAAACCACAATCCCGTCGCTGACAAGATGGTCGAGGTTTCGGGTGACTACCTTCTCCGAGCCCGCCGCGCGAGCACCCTGTCCGGCACTCACGCACGGGCTCGCGGCCACGCGGGCGAGGACCACTCGATGCTGGCGTAGTCATCTTGGAGAAGGTCGTCGGCGAAGAAGCCAGTCGCACAGACACAGGGGCGAGCCGGGGCGGTGATGCCGCCTTGGTCAGGGGCGGGCGCGCACCGCCTGCCCACAGCGCTGAGGGTGATCAGAAGGGGAGCCGTCAGGCGCAGAGAGACGAGAACGGGCTTGGGCAGAGGATCTCCTGAAGCGCTGGCGCAATCGAGGGGGCAGCGAGCCCGACAGCCGTGTAGAGCACCGGGGCCTTGCTGACCTGTGGTTTTCGGGGACGTTGTACGTTGACATCGTCCCGGCGAGCATTCCAGTCCTTCGCGGCTCTTCTCCGTCTGCCAAGGGTGAACCTTCCGAGCGGGGTGGTGATTGGTGCCTCGAGCGGGAAACTTGCCACAGGATCGGGCCGGCCTTGGCACGATCACACGCATGACGCCACACCCCCTCCTTGACGTCACCCAGGTCGCCGCAGTCGACGCCTATGTTGCGGTGGACGCGGCGGGCCCATCGATGGCGCGTCCCTAGTTTCACCGCGGCCGAGAGGCGTGAAGGATGTCGATCAAACGGGAGACGGCAGGCAGCCGGAAGGAGTACTGGAAGTGCACGGTGGAGTCGGGCGAAATGAAGCGCAGCTCCGAGCGCTGCGCGCCGGGACCGAGGGATTGGCCAGCCTGTACGAGCAGGTCACCTTCGATGAGGTGCACCGCCAAGTGCTCCACCTGATTCCGGTAGAGCCAGCGAGAGTCTTGGAGATCGGAGCCGGTACTGGGAGAGATGCAGCCGCCCTGTCGGCCCGGGGACACACAGTGGTTGCGGTAGAGCCCTCGGATGAGTTCCGAGGCATTGGGCAGCGCGTCCATGCCGGTCACAGAATCCAGTGGGTGAACGACAAACTGCCTGAGCTAGACACCCTGGCTCGCCTGAATCGGCCTTTCCAACTGATCATGCTTACGGCCGTGTGGATGTTCCTTCACGAGGGCGAGCGAGATCGCGCAATGAGCAGAATCCAAGAACTGCTAAGTGAAGGCGGCCACCTCGGTGTGGTACTGCGCATCGGACCGGTGCCGGCTGGCCGAGGAATGTTCCCAGTATCTGCGACGGAGACTGTATCTCTCGCCGCCGCTCGAGGGCTCAGCCTAATTCACGAGAGTACCCAGGCCGACTCGCTCGGGCGTCCGGACGTCACGTGGAGCAACCTCTTCTTCGAGAAGCCTGCACTTGCAACGTCAGACGAGACACACTGATCTGCTCTTCGTGCAGCGAAGTTGACCTTCAGGCGACGGCACATCGAGACACTCAACTCCCTGAGGCGGGGCAACGATCACATTGCCCCGCCTCAGGACGACGCGTCCCAACATTCAGGGGGCGTCAACCGACGGCAGATTCTTGGCGAGCTCGTCCGCGGCAATCGGGTATCGCTCGTTCTTCACGGTTCGGTACGTCCTCATCGCTCGGTCGATCTGCGCCCTGGAGTTGGGCGCCAGATGAGCCAGCAAGAGCTCAAACAGGGCAGTGTTGTTGTCCTTGGCGGCGATCATCTTGCCCTTGCGACTGGCACTGTCAGGCGTTTCCTGCCAGACAGCGCTGAACGGTGGTGCAGACATTCGCCATTCCAGCTCGGACAGTCGCTCCAGCAGGCGCGGCCAGTCAAGGAGCCCCTGGTCAATGATGTGCCGGGCAGCACGCGCAACCTGTACCTGCACAGCAGGCCTCATGAACGGATGACCTTCGCCGTCGCGGCCCTTCGGGGCACGCAGCTCCTTGGGCGCCGACTGTGCCTCGTAGCGTTCACGCATGTTGCCGCACGCCTTGAGTAGCTCGTCGATGCGCACGGCCAGATCGTCATAGCTCTCATCGAGGACGTCGTCTGCCGCCCGCTGCGACGTCTTGCTCATACTGTCGTGGAGTCCGAACCCGAGATCGGTGAGCAGGTCGTACAGCACACCGATCGTCGTCCAAGCGGTACCGGTTACTCCCACTTGGCGGGTGGCGAGCTTCAACTCTCCGTCTGCGCCGACCTTGCTGAAGACCTGAACCACGCCGTCCTGCCGCAGGAACTCGTGATCGTCGAGAAGCCGGCGGGTCAGGATCGCGAAGCCGTCGTCCTCATCCAGCGCGATGTTCTCCTGCGCTGTCGTCTTGACCGCATTGCGGTTGATGTTGGTGAAGAGGCGACGCGTGCGCCTCCGACCTTCTTCGTTGTCGAAGTGGGGCACGACGATGACGCTGATGTCTTCTCGGCCGAGCTCAGGATTGCGCTTCACGGCATCCTTGATCGCCTTCAGCCGGTGCTGACCGTCAAGGGCGAAGAACTGGTGGGTGCCGTCGAAGGTGAGGACGCCGAAGTTGCCATCCATGCCGGACAGCACGTCGCTGTTCTCAGCCGTCTTCTCCATTTCCAGTGGGATGTACTCGGGCGCACCCCCCACGCTGCAACGATGATGGCACCCAGGAACCGGTTCTCGTTCGTGAGCAGGTAGTTCGTGATCTCGGTGGTGCGAGCGCCTACACCGCGCTGGATCATCGTGCCCAGGTCCTGGTTCCCACCCAGGTCATGAGCGAAGTTGATCTCTCGCGCCACTGCCGCGTAGCTCATGAGGCAGGAGTAGTACGTCCAGTTCCCAACCTTCGCTTCGAAGGCAGGAACCCACGTCTTGGAGGGCATCGTTTTCTCTTCCTACTGTGCGGTGATCAGGCTGACCAGGCGGAACGGGGACTACCGAGACGGGCTCGAAGCTTCGGCCGGCCGCGGTCGTTGAGCGGGGGTTGTACAAGCGAATCAGCCTCTTCTCCAGCCCTCGATCCGGCTGCGCTCGGGAACCGTGGCGCACCAGAACTCCAGTGGCCGCAGCGAGAGATACCGGGTGAGACGCTGGTTGCGGTTCTCGGGCTCGGCCTGGGTCCAAAGATCCTCCGGATTGCCCCGCAGGTGGCGTCGGTAGTCCTTGTACCGCAGCCGGATCGTGTTGCCACGATCGTTGTTCGATGCACCTGCTTGCCCGATATACAGCAATTGCGGGAAGCTGCCGTGCGTGGGCATCGTGCCAACGTGGAACTGGAACGGCGGCCGCCAAACGAACATGTAGAGCCCAGGATCGTCGGGCAGGGCCGGCGACAGCTCCTCCGTCGCCTGGTGGATCTCCCAGGGGCTTGCAAACTCTCGCAAGTCAGAGGCGAGTTGCTCAGAGTTCGTCGCGTCCAGCATCCGGAGCAGACCCACCTCGATCTGCAGGGCGGGGCTGTCATCCTCCCGGTACCTCTGAACGACCCGAGTGAGTGCGTCCGTACCCGAGATGCTTGAACTGGTCATGCCTGACGAGCCCCCCATGGCGTCGTAGTGGTGATCGTCAGTTTGTCAGGTGCCACCGACAAGCCATCAGGGGATGACAGATATTGCTACCTTCAGGACAGCAGATTCACGCCACGCCGCCTCTACCGTGACGCCCCGGTCGCCCCCACCGGCAAGGCGGGGCAGCAGTGGGCGAGGACCACCCTCCAGACCCGGCCACCGCTCCGCCTCGCACAACGATGAGACTCTCGGCTTGATCGACCAAGAGGCACACACCCGAGCTGTTATCCACTAAATCGAATACACATTCGGGTACGGTAGGGAGGCTGGCGGAGATTCCTTGTGGCATCCTGCGAGCCACCACGCCGCTCCTGGTGGACGACCGACACGAGCGCTAGCCATCCGCCAGGAGTGCAACTTTCTTGCGGCAATGAGTGACTGTCTCAGAGACCGCGTGACCCTGGAAAGCGCAGGTCAGGCGTCTCTGTCGCCGTCAAACCGCAGGCGTTCACGCCAGCCTCAGCCGACCCTTATCCCCTCAAGCGGTCTCCGCACCCTCGGGGCGTTAGATAGGATCTCAGTGCACTCCTGGCGGAAGATGAGCGCGGCCCGAACTGAGCCGCCAGGAGTGCCCGAGGTGTACAGCGGCAAATGGGGGCAGAACATGGCAGGGGACCTGCAGGACGCAGACGTGGTGTACCTCGACTACAACGCCAGCGCTCCCCTACGGCCAGAGGCCCTCGAGGCGACGCTCAGCGCACTGCGAAGCGTCGGCAATGCGTCAAGCATGCACCACCCCGGCCGCGACGCGGCCACCCGGGTCGATGCAGCCCGCCGCAGCCTTGCTGACCTGCTGCATTGCACCCCAGGCGAGATCATCTTTACGTCTGGTGCTACAGAAGCAAACAACCTCGCTCTGCGGGCCGGCTACGCCCGCGGCGGCTTGCTGGTGACCACTGCTGCTGAGCACCTGGCCGTGGTTGAGACAGCCCGTACCGTCACATCAGAGCAGCCCGGCTCCCTGCTCATTCTTCCGGTCGACAGGGACGGCACGGTCGACCTTGAGCCTCTGGGTGCGGCGCTCGACAACCAGCGGGTGGCGCTCGTCTCCCTCATGCTGGCGAACAACGAGACCGGGGTGCTGACCGACCTGGCCCCGGTCTGTAAGGCCGCTCACGAGGTCGGCGCTCTGGTCCATACCGACGCTACACAGTTCGTTGGACGCCTCCCGCTCGACCTTGGGGAGCTCGATGTCGACCTGCTCTCCCTCTCAGCCCATAAGTTCGGCGGCCCGCAAGGTGTCGGTGCCCTCTTCGTGCGTCGCGGAACGCCCCAGCCGCACCGTCCACTACTCGTCGGCGGCGGGCACGAGCGTGGGTGGCGGGCCGGCACGCTCAATGTGGCTGGAATCACGGGGCTAGGGGCTGCTGCTCAAGCCGCTGGCCTACATCTCGCCGATGAGGTGGCCAGGGTCAGCGCATTGCGCGACGCCCTAGAAGCCGCTCTGACCGCCGAGATCGGCGACTGCTGGATCAACGGAGCCCGCGTTCCTCGCCTTCCGGGAGTAACCAGCATTACGTTCCCTGGCCTGCCTGCCGACGCAGTCCTCGCGGCCATGCCGCAGGTGGCCGCGTCCGACGGGAGCGCATGCTCGTCAGGAGCTCCTAGCCCCAGTCACGTCCTTCTCGCCATGGGGCACAGCCGTGACGACGCGGACTCCACTGTCCGCTTCTCCCTCGGCCACGCAACCACCGAACGCGACATCGAACGGGCCGCGGCGGCGGCCATCGACGCCGTTAGACACGTCCGGTCGGTCATGGCCGCGACGACCGAGCCCTGACCGGCGTTATCCCCACGCAGACACGTTCCCTCTCGATCTTGCTCTTGAAAGGCCCCCTCGCATGTCAGACAGCCGGCTCTCTGAAGCCGTGGAGCTCTCCTTTGGGCGCCACGAAACATTTGCCCCGCGTTTCGGCTGGCTACACAAGGCGTATATGCAGGTCAAGCACGACAGTGAGATCTTCCACCGCGAGGATGCTCCTGTCCTGCTCGGCGTGGGCAAGAACATGGTGTATTCCATGCGTCACTGGTCGAAGGCGTTCAAACTCACCAAGGAGCACCCGCACGAGGACCCCTCCTACCGGGCCTTGATCGCATCTCCGACCTGGCGGGCCCGGTGGCTGCTCGACGAAGAGGGAGCAGACCCCTACCTCGAGGACACGGGCAGCTTGTGGCTGCTGCACTGGTGGTTGCTGTCGAATGACACTGAAGCCAAGTGCTGGGCGCCGAGCTGGTACATGATCTTCAACCTGGCACCCCGTTCCCGAGTCACCTCGGCGGAGATGACCAGCTTCATCACGCGCTACGTCCACGAGAACTTCGAGGAGAAGGACTGGCCCGCTGGCGAGTCCATCTCGCGAGATGTGGAATGCATGATCAAGATGTACGCACTGGACCAGGAGTTCAACCCGCTGTCGCCGGGTAGCTTCGAGGACCTTCTCATGTCCCCCTTCCGTGAACTTGGCCTGCTGGAAGGCCAGGGCAAGGGCAAGGAGCGCGCCTGGCGCTTCACGAACGGATCGCGTTCGAACCTGCCGGCACCCGTTCTCGCGTACGCCTGTCTGGACTTCGCCGCGCGGTCCTCGGCGAACGCCGGATCCATCTCGCTGGCCCGACTCGCGCAGGACCCGGGATCTCCAGGCCGGGCATTCCGCATGCGGGAACCGGACCTGGCAAAGGCTATTGAATCTCTCGTCAGCGACCACCCGGACCTGCAGATCGTCTCGGCGCTCGGTCAGAGCAGCCTGGCCTTCTCCAAGGCTCCTCTGCCGCTTGCCTGGGACATCCTCGACGCACACTACGGACGCGTGCGCGAGCGCGAGGGATTCCCCACGCCCCAGGAATGGACCAAGAAGTACCCCGCGCTTGACGGCAACGCTCCCAAGCGGACGCGTAAGAAGATGCCCCAGCAGGTCGAGGCGCTG from Streptomyces drozdowiczii carries:
- a CDS encoding helix-turn-helix domain-containing protein, with protein sequence MCEKPALCPPHVAQILDISRRSVYRYISSGELSVVDLRTGNERSRVRIPSRDVHELVRRRTAASLWR
- a CDS encoding ABC transporter permease, which translates into the protein MLDESHQGAGILTVEYGRSAESAVGDISVRTAVLKKGSVLNGPPVYGHGWSAAALAPFTLRSGTRPQAAHDVVLGSDLTQRAGLARGDTVTLVIGSKPTSFRVSGVAEPDSSLDRQSAVFFTDDQAARLYGTSGKIDAVGVLVSKGTRADGLADRIQKAVPGVVTYTGDDRSDVETLDVGQMQAFVSRWPARSAPP
- a CDS encoding class I SAM-dependent methyltransferase, with the translated sequence MEIGAGTGRDAAALSARGHTVVAVEPSDEFRGIGQRVHAGHRIQWVNDKLPELDTLARLNRPFQLIMLTAVWMFLHEGERDRAMSRIQELLSEGGHLGVVLRIGPVPAGRGMFPVSATETVSLAAARGLSLIHESTQADSLGRPDVTWSNLFFEKPALATSDETH
- a CDS encoding methyltransferase, producing the protein MGFVEHLLGDTAEQFGRLSGYLDTGKAESDRDKPTPFEAIYHDGKSVGRFLNAMRDLSYHASHELAALADLSGSRQLLDVGGASGPFSVAALHAYPRLRATEFGLPQVGPHLAMRATEHELGDRLGFAADDFFRDPLPTGDCFAYGYILSDWTTRPARLCRARRRRLPARRPGADHGAALRRRPRPLRPPRPSMSACKADTSASRRTRVAHKQTPGTGPSADR
- a CDS encoding DNA sulfur modification protein DndB, with protein sequence MEKTAENSDVLSGMDGNFGVLTFDGTHQFFALDGQHRLKAIKDAVKRNPELGREDISVIVVPHFDNEEGRRRTRRLFTNINRNAVKTTAQENIALDEDDGFAILTRRLLDDHEFLRQDGVVQVFSKVGADGELKLATRQVGVTGTAWTTIGVLYDLLTDLGFGLHDSMSKTSQRAADDVLDESYDDLAVRIDELLKACGNMRERYEAQSAPKELRAPKGRDGEGHPFMRPAVQVQVARAARHIIDQGLLDWPRLLERLSELEWRMSAPPFSAVWQETPDSASRKGKMIAAKDNNTALFELLLAHLAPNSRAQIDRAMRTYRTVKNERYPIAADELAKNLPSVDAP
- a CDS encoding tyrosine-type recombinase/integrase, producing MDQEAKLRRNAYQDPQAGKIKFGEWYDRWWEARVVEPHTQRGDASCIRTHISPYWSDWEVRAISRLDAQSWVRKLVVDKKGASAIRRAYNLMSSIMRAAVDENLISVTPCRRIDLPREAVKPPQWFTVEEAQAILDELEEPWQTMALLAFYTGLRWGELAGLHGHRIDWRRGRLFVVEVNTKSGIKEYPKSSKSRREVPIPEHVLDAPARHMRGRDRAGVVFTTVTKGRSGRLLDDGNWRTQTWWPAVKRAHYTEPDGTNRPVPHYPPHSMRHTCASWLVQKGVSLYEVQHLLGHESYQTTQRYAHLAPDAHQAVLGAWQRLDSQLIVPEGANSSPATDARRR
- a CDS encoding cysteine desulfurase family protein; the protein is MYSGKWGQNMAGDLQDADVVYLDYNASAPLRPEALEATLSALRSVGNASSMHHPGRDAATRVDAARRSLADLLHCTPGEIIFTSGATEANNLALRAGYARGGLLVTTAAEHLAVVETARTVTSEQPGSLLILPVDRDGTVDLEPLGAALDNQRVALVSLMLANNETGVLTDLAPVCKAAHEVGALVHTDATQFVGRLPLDLGELDVDLLSLSAHKFGGPQGVGALFVRRGTPQPHRPLLVGGGHERGWRAGTLNVAGITGLGAAAQAAGLHLADEVARVSALRDALEAALTAEIGDCWINGARVPRLPGVTSITFPGLPADAVLAAMPQVAASDGSACSSGAPSPSHVLLAMGHSRDDADSTVRFSLGHATTERDIERAAAAAIDAVRHVRSVMAATTEP